From the genome of Faecalibacterium prausnitzii:
AGGTAGGCGTTTCAGATAAGAATATCTTTATGGATAAGCAATCCGGCAAAGATTTTGAGCGTCCACAGTACAAAAAGCTGCTTAGAAAAATGAAAAAAGACGACCTGCTCTATATCAAGAGCATAGATCGTCTGGGACGCAACTATGAAGAAATCTTACAGCAATGGCGTATCATCACAAAGGACAAGGGCGTTGACATTGTGGTTTTGGATATGCCCCTGCTTGATACGCGCCGGGGAAAAGACCTTATGGGAACATTTCTCTCGGATATTGTGCTTCAAGTGCTGTCCTTTGTGGCAGAAAACGAGCGCACCAATATCAGACAGCGGCAAACAGAGGGTATCGCGGCAGCAAAGGCGCGGGGTGTGCGCTTTGGGCGACCACCACGCCCCTTGCCGGATAACTTTCATGCTGTTTATCAGAGGTGGCGTGCCGGGAAAATTACCGGCACAGCAGCCGCAAAAGAGTGTGGTATGCCCCTTGCGACCTTTCGCTACCGGGCAGAAATCTACGAAAAAGCCAAATTATTGTAAATAGGCGGTTTTACAGAAAGGTGTACTTTCCTGTAAACCGCCTATTGCTTATAGGTATTTAATATTATACTTCTTCAGACGGCGTTTTTCAAGTCTTGAAATGTAAATATTCGTTTATATCCCGGCTAATTTGTCGATAAAATGCGTTTACAGGAAAGTACACGTTACTAAAGGGAATGGAGATAAATTATTAGATATACTACTGACAGCTTCCAAGAAGCTAAAGAGGTCCCTAGCGCCTACGGGGAATTTGTATCGATAAGG
Proteins encoded in this window:
- a CDS encoding recombinase family protein, producing MTGSIYGYVRVSTREQNEDRQLIALREVGVSDKNIFMDKQSGKDFERPQYKKLLRKMKKDDLLYIKSIDRLGRNYEEILQQWRIITKDKGVDIVVLDMPLLDTRRGKDLMGTFLSDIVLQVLSFVAENERTNIRQRQTEGIAAAKARGVRFGRPPRPLPDNFHAVYQRWRAGKITGTAAAKECGMPLATFRYRAEIYEKAKLL